Proteins found in one Sorghum bicolor cultivar BTx623 chromosome 1, Sorghum_bicolor_NCBIv3, whole genome shotgun sequence genomic segment:
- the LOC110431764 gene encoding AP-1 complex subunit sigma-1, with protein MGFYLVVHQTNAPPAPSADAHLPRSARLGPKDRIFRAWWRLPLGGVQRRRGSPRLGGGVRRLPPPSLASRLAPSPASSTNRPTTLRSRSCYGGSCPSAMINFVLLISRQGKVRLTKWYSPYTQKERTKVIRELSGLILTRGPKLCNFVEWRGYKVVYRRYASLYFCMCIDADDNELEVLEIIHHFVEILDRYFGSVCELDLIFNFHKAYYILDEILIAGELQESSKKNVARLIAAQDSLVEAAKEEASSISNIIAQATK; from the exons ATGGGCTTTTATTTAGTCGTCCATCAAACCAACGCACCGCCGGCTCCCAGCGCCGACGCTCATCTCCCTCGCAGCGCCAGGCTCGGTCCCAAGGATCGGATCTTCCGCGCGTGGTGGCGGCTCCCCCTCGGCGGCGTCCAGCGACGGAGGGGCAGTcccaggctcggcggcggcgttcgGCGGCTCCCCCCACCTTCTCTCGCCAgtcgcctcgcgccctcgcctgcgTCCTCCACGAACCGGCCGACGACCCTGC GATCCAGATCGTGCTACGGCGGCTCCTGTCCATCCGCCATG ATTAACTTCGTGCTCCTGATCAGCCGCCAGGGTAAGGTGAGGCTCACCAAGTGGTATTCTCCGTACACCCAGAAGGAGAGGACCAAG GTTATTCGCGAGCTCAGTGGACTCATTCTTACACGAGGGCCCAAACTCTGCAACTTTGTCGAGTGGAGGGGTTACAAGGTTGTATACCGGAG GTATGCTAGCCTGTATTTCTGCATGTGCATTGATGCTGATGACAATGAGCTTGAAGTCCTTGAGATCATCCATCATTTCGTCGAGATACTGGACCGCTATTTTGGCAGT GTATGTGAACTGGATTTGATATTCAATTTCCATAAG GCCTACTACATACTGGATGAGATTCTCATCGCGGGTGAACTTCAAGAATCTAGCAAGAAGAATGTTGCAAGACTTATTGCTGCACAG GATTCATTAGTCGAGGCTGCTAAAGAGGAAGCCAGCTCCATAAGTAACATCATTGCACAGGCTACAAAATAA